TTGGTAACAACGGTACTGGGTCTGGTAGTGGCTATCCCAACCGTATTCCTTTATACCCTGCTTAACACACGCTCTCGTAATCTGCTGCTTATCTTGCAAGAGCAAAGCGCTGGAATCATCGCTGAACGTAGCGAGAAAGGAGCGTAATTGTGGTTCTTTTAGTAGATGCAATTAATGCGCTACGTGAGTTCCTAGATACAGGTGGCCAGGTTCTCCTGGTCATCGGACTGGTCACTTTTCTGATGTGGCTGTTGATCCTCGAACGTTTCATGTTTGTTTTCGGCAAATTCAGAACTTATCGCAAAGATCTGCTGAATAGCTGGAGCAGCCGAGAGGAGAGAAACAGCTGGAATGCAGAGCAGATACGCCAGGCCATGATCTCACGAGCCGGTATTCAGCTTAACAGTAATCTGCCTTACATCAACGTGATGGTTGCCTTATGTCCGCTATTAGGTCTGCTAGGTACGGTCACCGGTATGATTGAAGTATTTAATGTAATGGCAATCACAGGTTCCGGCAGTGCGCGTTCGATGGCAGCCGGTGTGTCTAAAGCCACTATCCCAACAATGGCGGGAATGGTTGGCGCGCTTTCCGGGGTATTTGCCTCGACTTTCTTACAACGTAAGGCTAAGCGCGAAGTAGAACTGTTAGAAGACAAGCTGTTGCTTGATCACTAGAAAAGATTTGAGGAAACATAATGAGAGCTCCATTAGCTAAGGTTTTTCAGGAAGAAGAAGCCGAAGAAATTAACATGACCCCGATGCTGGACGTTGTATTTATCATGCTTATCTTCTTCATCGTAACGGCGTCGTTCGTTAAAGAAGCCGGTATCGATGTGAACCGCCCGGAAGCTGCAACAGCAGTCAAAAAGCAGCGTGCCAATATCCTGGTCGCGATTTCTGACAAAGGTGAAATTTGGATTAACAAACGCCAGGTTGATATTCGTGCTGTACAGGCAAATATTGAACGTCTTAAAGCGGAAAATCCTCAGGGAAGCGTTGTTATTCAGGCAGATAAAAAAGCAACGACTGACACCTTAATCAAGGTAATGGATGCATCTCGTGCCGCAGGCGCGTTTGATGTCTCAATTGCTGCACAGGAATCATAGGATTAGAAAATGCGTTACTTACTAGCACTCGTTATTGCAGGTATTGTGACTTTTTTCTTGTTTCTCGGTATGCAAGCACTGATCACAGGCGGTGAAGGCAAGATGGACGAGCCGGTAAAAGGCAACGTTCTAGACTTTGTACGCTTGAAAAAAGAAGAAACAGTTCAGAAAAAAGAACGCAAACCACAAAAGCCGCCAACACCAAAAGAGCCGCCTCCGCCAATGGATGCACCGCAGATGCAAAGTAATAATCTCGATGCAGCTGGTGCGGACTTCAATTTCAGCGCAGATGTGGCAGCCGATGTAGACCTCGCAGGAGGCTTGGCGCTTGAATCCAGCGATGGTGAATATCTGCCAATCGTTAAAGTGGCACCTGTCTATCCAAGACGTGCACTTTCTCGCGGAATTGAAGGCTATGTCATCGTTGAGTTTATCGTAACCAAACAAGGCACAGTGAGAGATCCGGTCGTCGTTAAAGCTGAGCCCGAGAACATTTTTGAACGTGCCGCAATGGATGCAGCGTTGAAATTTAAGTACAAGCCTCGTGTTGTGAACGGTGAAGCGGTGGAAGTAGCCGGAGTTCAGAACAAGATCTCATTCCAGATCAACGGCTAACAGACAAAGGTGCGATTATGAAACTATTTAAAAAAGCCCTGTTGGTAAGTGCACTGAGTTGTGCCGGTCTGGTGGCGCCAAGCCTGGTCTCGGTGTTACCCGGGGTAGACCTGGCTGTTGCTCATGCAGAAACTAAAACCAAGCGAGTTCCTGCACTGCGCGAAAAGGTTTACAGCCAGCTAGCACGTGCACAAAAACTGGCTGATGACGGTGATGTCAAAGCTGGCCTTGAGGTGCTCGACTCCATTAAGGAACGCTCAGGTAGTATGAACTCTTACGAAATTGCCATGATGCACAATTTCTATGGGTTCATCTACTACAACGAAAACCAGCTTGATAAAGCCATCGCTTCTTTTGAGTTGGTTGTCGCTGAGGAAGCGATCCCAGAATCATTGAGATTATCGACAACCTTCAGTCTGGCACAGCTGGCGATGGCAAATGGTGATTACAAGGCAACGGTTGATTATTTAGACAGATGGAAGAAAATAAATACTCAACCAATTAAAAGTAATTACTACGTATTAAAAGCACAGGCTTTATACCAGGATAAAAATTATCAATCAGCGGTAGAAAATATCAATATAGCTGTATCGTTAACAGAGAGTGAGGGAAATGTACCTAAGGAAAACTGGTTAGTTTTACAAAGGGCATTATATTACTCATTAAGTCAGCCGCAGAAGGTCGCTGATGTACTCGAAAAAA
The window above is part of the Pseudoalteromonas rubra genome. Proteins encoded here:
- a CDS encoding tetratricopeptide repeat protein, which produces MKLFKKALLVSALSCAGLVAPSLVSVLPGVDLAVAHAETKTKRVPALREKVYSQLARAQKLADDGDVKAGLEVLDSIKERSGSMNSYEIAMMHNFYGFIYYNENQLDKAIASFELVVAEEAIPESLRLSTTFSLAQLAMANGDYKATVDYLDRWKKINTQPIKSNYYVLKAQALYQDKNYQSAVENINIAVSLTESEGNVPKENWLVLQRALYYSLSQPQKVADVLEKMVKLFDKPEYWVQLAGMFGELGEEKKQLALLETAKQRGFIQKRSDIIQLAQVYLFNGLPYKAAVALDEGIKKGVVEGNAKNYAFIAEAYVQSKDESKSIDYFVKADKDVSHGNYLQRIAEVYINLEKFDEAADAARSALDKGDLTFESNAYVALGMAQYNLKNFDASILAFEQAEKHKKSANLAKQWIKYVKREKIHAETLKQALL
- a CDS encoding energy transducer TonB — translated: MRYLLALVIAGIVTFFLFLGMQALITGGEGKMDEPVKGNVLDFVRLKKEETVQKKERKPQKPPTPKEPPPPMDAPQMQSNNLDAAGADFNFSADVAADVDLAGGLALESSDGEYLPIVKVAPVYPRRALSRGIEGYVIVEFIVTKQGTVRDPVVVKAEPENIFERAAMDAALKFKYKPRVVNGEAVEVAGVQNKISFQING
- a CDS encoding ExbD/TolR family protein: MRAPLAKVFQEEEAEEINMTPMLDVVFIMLIFFIVTASFVKEAGIDVNRPEAATAVKKQRANILVAISDKGEIWINKRQVDIRAVQANIERLKAENPQGSVVIQADKKATTDTLIKVMDASRAAGAFDVSIAAQES
- a CDS encoding MotA/TolQ/ExbB proton channel family protein — protein: MVLLVDAINALREFLDTGGQVLLVIGLVTFLMWLLILERFMFVFGKFRTYRKDLLNSWSSREERNSWNAEQIRQAMISRAGIQLNSNLPYINVMVALCPLLGLLGTVTGMIEVFNVMAITGSGSARSMAAGVSKATIPTMAGMVGALSGVFASTFLQRKAKREVELLEDKLLLDH